One Aspergillus oryzae RIB40 DNA, chromosome 2 genomic window carries:
- a CDS encoding aldo/keto reductase (aldo/keto reductase family proteins), whose protein sequence is MASPTVKLNSGHDMPLVGFGLWKVNNETCADQVYEAIKAGYRLFDGACDYGNEVECGQGVARAIKEGIVKREELFIVSKLWNSFHEGDRVEPICRKQLADWGVDYFDLYIVHFPVALKYVDPAVRYPPGWNSESGKIEFSNATIQETWTAMESLVDKKLARSIGVSNFSAQLLMDLLRYARVRPATLQIEHHPYLTQPRLVEYAQKEGIAVTAYSSFGPLSFLELEVKNAVDTPPLFEHNTIKSLAEKYGKTPAQVLLRWATQRGIAVIPKSNNPTRLSQNLEVTGWDLEKSELEAISSLDKGLRFNDPIGYGMYVPIF, encoded by the exons ATGGCTTCTCCCACCGTCAAGCTGAACAGCGGACATGACATGCCCCTCGTGGGTTTTGGCCTCTGGAAGGTAAACAACGAGACATGCGCGGACCAGGTTTACGAGGCCATCAAGGCAGGATATCGTCTCTTTGACGGCGCATGCG ACTACGGCAACGAAGTCGAATGCGGCCAGGGTGTCGCCCGCGCCATCAAGGAGGGCATCGTCAAGCGCGAGGAACTCTTCATTGTTTCCAAGCTGTGGAATAGTTTCCACGAGGGCGACCGCGTCGAGCCCATCTGCCGCAAGCAGCTGGCTGACTGGGGCGTCGATTACTTCGACCTGTACATCGTGCACTTCCCCGTTGCGCTGAAGTACGTCGACCCGGCTGTCCGCTACCCCCCGGGATGGAACTCGGAGAGCGGCAAGATCGAATTCAGCAACGCCACCATCCAGGAGACCTGGACGGCGATGGAGTCGCTGGTGGACAAGAAGCTCGCTCGCAGCATCGGTGTTAGCAACTTCAGCGCCCAGCTGCTCATGGACCTCCTCCGGTATGCGCGTGTCCGTCCCGCTACCCTCCAGATTGAGCACCACCCCTACCTTACCCAGCCTCGTCTGGTCGAGTATGCCCAGAAGGAGGGCATCGCTGTCACCGCGTACTCGTCTTTCGGACCTCTGAGCTTCCTCGAGTTGGAGGTGAAGAACGCCGTCGATACCCCTCCTTTGTTCGAGCACAACACCATTAAGAGCCTCGCCGAGAAGTATGGCAAGACCCCGGCTCAGGTGCTGCTGCGCTGGGCCACCCAGCGCGGCATTGCTGTCATCCCGAAGAGCAACAACCCCACCCGTCTGTCGCAGAACCTGGAGGTCACTGGATGggatctggagaagagtGAGTTGGAGGCCATCAGCTCGTTGGACAAGGGCTTGCGATTCAACGATCCTATTGGATACGGTATGTACGTTCCTATCTTCTAA
- a CDS encoding putative protein phosphatase PP1 regulatory subunit Sds22 (protein phosphatase 1, regulatory subunit, and related proteins) has product MKDSKGWDGKLRVGPQATITNPEAIEDPDYSDEDAPPVEEIEADEDLLEDEDKDTEEIDLVHCRIGSIPALHLERFPKVQRICLRQNQITRIAFPPEVAGSLVELDLYDNLISHVKGLDEFKDLTSLDLSFNKIKHIKNISHLVKLTDLYFVQNKISKIEGLEGLKVLRNLELGANRIREIENLESLTSLEELWLGKNKITEFKNLDALQNLKILSIQSNRLTSLNGLSSLKNLEELYVSHNAITELSGLESNTKLRVLDFSNNQVSKLEHLSHLENLEELWGSNNQLSSFDEVEKELKDKEKLQTVYFEGNPLQTKGPAVYRNKVRLAIPHIMQIDASTAWSTVRKELRYH; this is encoded by the exons ATGAAGGACAGCAAAGGGTGGGACGGAAAACTGAGAGTTGGTCCCCAAGCGACCATCACGAATCCGGAGGCAATCGAGGACCCGGATTACTCGGACGAGGATGCGCCGCCGGTAGAGGAGATCGAGGCAGACGAAG ACTTGCtagaggatgaggataaGGATACAGAG GAGATCGACCTCGTCCATTGTCGTATTGGGTCCATCCCGGCTTTACATCTAGAGCGATTCCCTAAAGTACAG AGAATATGTCTGCGGCAGAACCAAATAACGCGGATCGCGTTTCCTCCTGAAGTCGCCGGGTCGCTGGTCGAACTCGATCTCTACGATAACCTTATTTCGCATGTCAAGGGTCTGGATGAGTTCAAGGATCTGACTAGTTTGGATCTGAGCTTCAATAAGATAAAGCATATAAAGAATATCTCGCATCTGGTCAAGTTGACGGACTTGTATTTTGTGCAGAACAAGATCTCGAAGATTGAAGGGTTGGAGGGGTTGAAGGTATTGAGGAATCTGGAGCTGGGCGCTAATCGGATCAGG GAAATCGAGAACCTTGAGTCGTTGACGTCTCTGGAGGAGCTGTGGCTTGGAAAGAATAAGATCACTGAATTCAAG AATCTGGATGCTTTGCAGAATCTCAAAATCCTCTCTATTCAGTCGAACCGACTTACTAGTCTGAACGGACTCTCCTCCCTCAAGAACCTCGAAGAACTCTACGTCTCTCATAACGCTATTACCGAGCTCAGTGGTCTCGAATCGAACACCAAGCTGCGCGTTCTTGACTTCTCGAATAACCAGGTCTCTAAGCTGGAGCATCTGTCGCATTTGGAGAACTTGGAGGAGCTCTGGGGGTCGAACAACCAGTTATCTAGCTTCGAcgaggtggagaaggagctgaaggacaaggagaagctACAGACGGTCTACTTTGAGGGCAACCCGTTGCAGACGAAGGGACCCGCGGTGTACCGGAATAAGGTGCGCTTAGCGATACCGCATATTATGCAGATCGACGCTA GTACGGCATGGAGTACAGTCCGGAAGGAATTACGCTACCATTAG
- the psrA gene encoding putative general stress response phosphoprotein phosphatase Psr1/2 (TFIIF-interacting CTD phosphatase, including NLI-interacting factor (involved in RNA polymerase II regulation)) codes for MEENKTDPDLREPAKVEKKSRVSSRLFAFLSCCSSSNVDPEDTAIPAKRTTRRPSVPSTQPTPEKAETHQGDSSTAESKEPSYYRDEKANTTVTSDQPPSQVDEEQTVSGPDQGSQLDGTASSPAQHESGHEVSQKEKSEARDMVTAQHESSAVPPPTVTEKVEEPSQKPEEHVTFSVPPQRVDDSPAQTDESTAKPAVPDSVGPKDEKYSTHEEEAVDLPAELPPPPPPLVPSGQQPENESHDRGQQWLLPPPQPHLRDRKCLVLDLDETLVHSSFKVLERADFTIPVEIEGQYHNIYVIKRPGVDQFMKRVGELYEVVVFTASVSKYGDPLLDQLDIHNVVHHRLFRDSCYNHQGNYVKDLSQVGRDLRDTIIIDNSPTSYIFHPQHAIPISSWFSDAHDNELLDLIPVLEDLAGTQVQDVSLVLDIAL; via the exons ATGGAAGAGAATAAGACGGATCCTGACTTGCGAGAGCCTGCcaaggtggagaagaagagtaggGTTTCATCCCGGCTGTTCGCATTCTTGAGCTGTTGCTCATCTTCCAATGTCGACCCCGAGGATACGGCTATCCCCGCAAAGCGGACGACTCGCCGACCATCAGTCCCAAGTACTCAGCCTACCCCGGAAAAGGCTGAAACTCACCAGGGTGATTCGAGCACTGCGGAGTCCAAGGAGCCGAGCTACTATCGGGATGAGAAGGCAAATACGACTGTGACGTCCGACCAGCCGCCGTCGCAGGTGGACGAAGAGCAGACCGTCAGTGGCCCGGATCAAGGCTCGCAGCTCGATGGCACGGCGTCGTCTCCGGCCCAGCACGAATCGGGTCACGAGGTTtcgcagaaggagaagtctgAAGCACGGGATATGGTGACAGCACAGCATGAATCCAGTGCAGTTCCGCCGCCTACTGTAACAGAGAAAGTCGAGGAGCCCTCTCAGAAACCTGAGGAACATGTAACATTCTCAGTGCCACCACAGAGAGTCGATGATTCTCCTGCCCAAACGGACGAGTCCACCGCAAAGCCAGCTGTACCCGATAGCGTTGGCCCAAAGGACGAGAAGTACTCTACGcacgaagaagaggcagtTGATCTACCAGCCGAGctaccgccgccgccgccgccactCGTTCCTTCAGGGCAACAGCCAGAAAATGAGAGTCACGACAGGGGGCAACAATGGCTGCTCCCCCCACCTCAGCCTCACCTACGCGACCGGAAATGCCTGGTCCTCGACCTGGATGAAACCTTGGTCCATAGTAGTTTTAAGGTTCTCGAGCGCGCCGATTTCACTATCCCCGTCGAGATCGAGGGTCAATACCATAATATTTATGTGATCAAGCGGCCCGGGGTCGATCAGTTCATGAAACGGGTCGGGGAGCTGTACGAAGTTGTTGTGTTTACGGCATCTGTCTCGAAG TACGGTGATCCACTGTTGGATCAACTGGACATCCATAATGTTGTCCACCACCGACTTTTCAGGGACAGTTGCTACAACCATCAAGGCAACTATGTGAAG GATCTTTCTCAAGTCGGTCGCGACCTTCGAGACACGATAATTATCGATAATTCTCCCACGTCATATATATTCCACCCTCAACACGCGATACCCATCAGCAGCTGGTTCTCTGACGCCCATGATaatgagcttcttgatctgaTTCCCGTTCTGGAAGATCTCGCTGGTACACAAGTGCAAGACGTTAGTCTGGTTCTTGACATTGCATTGTAA
- a CDS encoding metallophosphoesterase family protein (predicted DNA repair exonuclease SIA1) has translation MQRRKCGDRLTRIMVCGIVLVALSLALGASALPGAKSRTTTEKRLQFTKNGTFQLSVFEDLHYGEGKLIPRSQYGSTANQLLAEATTWGPKQDVETNAVINTVLDNESPQLVILNGDLITGENTFLSNATNYIDEIVAPLVDRKLLWASTYGNHDSGYNLSRSAILEREKTYSNSLTKSMVSGALAGVSNYYLPVYPSDSSKDTPALIMWFFDSRGGNYYQQLKNGSEVPQPCWVDESVVEWFTQTNTELREKYGRVIPSIAFYHIPVNAMLAFQKQGVNANYEPGINDDDPLDQQGEASGQGGVSGTVFSYTGQDIPFMEAMLNTEGLLATFSGHDHGDDWCFKWDSKLPGMNLTGNGLNLCFGRHSGYGGYGSWTRGSRQILLDETILETQILTWVRLEDGSVSGKVNLNSTYGEDWYPSVETTYT, from the exons ATGCAGAGACGCAAATGCGGAGATCGCTTA ACAAGAATCATGGTTTGTGGTATTGTTCTGGTAGCCCTGAGCTTAGCCTTAGGTGCCTCTGCGCTCCCCGGGGCGAAATCGAGAACAACCACGGAGAAGCGCCTTCAGTTCACAAAGAATGGAACTTTCCAGTTATCTGTCTTTGAGGACCTACACTATGGCGAGGGTAAGCTAATCCCTCGGTCTCAATACGGCAGCACCGCTAATCAGCTTTTAGCGGAGGCCACCACTTGGGGACCAAAGCAAGATGTTGAGACCAATGCTGTGATCAACACCGTCCTCGACAACGAAAGCCCACAGTTGGTCATTCTAAATGGCGATCTCATCACCGGAGAGAACACCTTTTTGTCAAATGCGACCAACTATATCGATGAGATTGTAGCGCCTCTTGTAGATCGCAAGCTCCTCTGGGCTTCTACCTACGGTAACCATGACAGCGGTTACAACTTGTCACGCAGTGCTATCCTGGAGCGAGAGAAGACCTACTCGAACAGCTTGACAAAAAGTATGGTCTCGGGAGCGCTTGCTGGTGTATCCAACTATTATCTGCCCGTGTACCCGTCGGACTCATCCAAAGACACTCCAGCCTTGATCATGTGGTTCTTCGATAGCCGTGGTGGGAACTACTACCAGCAACTAAAGAATGGGAGTGAAGTTCCGCAGCCTTGCTGGGTTGATGAGTCG GTGGTTGAATGGTTCACTCAAACCAACACGGAGCTTAGAGAGAAGTATGGCAGAGTGATCCCTTCAATTGCATTTTATCACATTCCCGTCAACGCAATGCTTGCCTTCCAGAAGCAGGGGGTCAATGCAAATTATGAGCCAGGAATCAACGACGATGATCCCCTAGACCAGCAAGGCGAGGCAAGCGGGCAGGGAGGGGTCTCGGGAACTGTGTTCAGCTACACCGGCCAGGACATTCCATTCATGGAGGCAATGCTGAACACTGAGGGTCTCCTGGCGACGTTCAGTGGCCATGATCATGGTGATGACTG gtgCTTCAAATGGGATTCGAAGCTTCCCGGTATGAATCTCACTGGCAACGGGTTGAACCTATGTTTCGGACGTCATAGTGGGTACGGAGGATACGGCTCATGGACTCGGGGATCACGGCAGATTCTGTTGGATGAGACGATTTTGGAAACACAAATCTTGACCTGGGTTCGGTTGGAAGATGGGTCAGTCTCTGGCAAAGTTAACCTTAACTCTACTTACGGGGAGGATTGGTATCCCTCCGTTGAGACAACGTATACATGA